DNA from Homo sapiens chromosome 1, GRCh38.p14 Primary Assembly:
TCTCATTAGAGTGATATGCCacatgaaggataaataaaaaagtGGGATTGAGCCACACTGTCCTGGAAGGGTAGAGGCCACGGCATGCACTGCAGGGAGAAGCATAATCAAAGTACAGAATATAATCCAGTTCAGTTTCAGAACATTTCTGAGAGTAGATGACAAAGGCTTAAACTAAAGGGAGAACACAGAGTCTTATTTCACTGAAGGAATTTGGACATTTACCCTTATACAGTGTGCAATCATGAACAAGACTTTACTAATGATTTAGTGTTAATTATGTACAGGGATGGAAGATGTTTTCTTGGATGTCATAAAAGAACAGAATCAAAGACACACTACAGTGTTTGGAGATACTACGTTATCACAGGAGTCTGGGCAGCTGTAATAATTGATGCTCTGAGACAGGtggtacacacacatatacatctcTCTCAATATGTATGCtctgtatatgtgtttataaatatacatgtatctcCACCACGTTTTGGTTAGGGTCACCATGTCCATTTTGACCTAGATATCATTCCCAAGTTCTGGGCATATCCAGAGTCTGTCAGGGGCTGGGAAGAAGAGGACTTGTCCCTCATATGGTTTAATCTGGCTTTTCTTGGTCTTCCTCTGAAGAAATAGTTTAATTTGTGGATAACCTTGCAGTCATGGCTGTCTTAGTGACTAGTGTGTCCTAGAATGAACAGCAGCCCATTTCATTAATatcctaaaaatgtataaattcagAACACTCCATTCATATAAATCCTGTGGACATGTAGAAAGCTAGTGATTCtagtggagagagaggagaggggcttCCAAAGTAGCAGCATAAACACATTCACATTAAATATTAAGGACTCTTGTTCTTAAAAGGCACCCGTCCCCTTATGGTCCAGGACGGGGTTCTGCCAGCCATTTGACCCCACATGGAAGCGTAGACTTATAATGTCTCACAACCatgtctcttttcttcctgtttctcatCTGTGACCATCATCCGGTGCTCCCAGTGTGAACCCAGAAAAGTCCAAATTCTCACACCAATACAAAGAGCAGAGCTGCTGCTTCTTGTTTCTCTAATGAGCTGCTTCCTTGTTCACATCTCAGTGCTGACACATCAAGGACCCCACCAGAAGAAAAGGGCTATTTAAAAGCAAACAGATCACCAAACAGCCAGACTCACTCTCATTAGAAAAAAGCTGTGCTTCGTTTGTTAAACAAAGATCAGTATCTTCATTCTGTATTCAGCAAGTTATGAATGTTTCACTTATTCAGAGCCTACAATGTTTCAGTCTCTCTGTCAggcacattttctcttttttgtgttaCTTTATTGACTTTCACAACCAACTAATTCTTCTGTAACtaattctttttcatcttccagctttatggtttaaaaaatggTACAGGCTAAATAGTTTCAACAGTCCCATCTCGCAGGGCCTGGTCCTGGGCCGGGTTATACTTCCAGGGTTTTACTTGTGTAGATGTCTACACTGCACCCACAGCCACACAGTTTGGTGGTGCACAGGGACAGAAATAAACATGCATGGAAACCTCAGGGATTAGTACTTCAACTTCAACCCAGGCTGCACGGAGCATCAGGTACTTCGGAAGAGACAGAAATGAGATAGGTCCTAAGTTCTAAGACTGAGAACTGAGAGGCTCTCAGGGCAAGCAGCCTTCAAGTGAATGAGGTAGGTGATGGTAGGAGTCATCCTGGAACCCCGTTTCAAGTAGGCACTTTCCTACCTGGGAGTGGCTGCCTTGAGCCTGGGGAGAGAGGCAGGTGAGGAGCTGTCAGTCACCAACCATCACAAGACCCACGTGGGTGTCAGAAGGAAGGTCCTCTCATGCCCAGGCCCTGTCTCACAGCTGGGGCAGAGCCCAGGCCAGGATAAAAGGGCTCAGGGCCAGACCACCCCATCCACTCACCTCCTGAGGTGCTAAAGAACCCTGTGCTGCCTGTGACTCCGGTAAGAACAGAGCAGGGATGCTCAGAACagagcaggagggaaggaggggcagGGCCTCCGGGGCTAGGGCCATGTTGTCAGAGGTGGAGAGTTTAGAAAAGACTGAAGGGGCGGGGGCCAAAAGGGGTCTGGCACTAACTGGgagcaggaaggaaaagaggaaaagagctgGCGGGCTGTGCCATGTGCCTTTGAACTCTAGAGGAAACAAACTGCTCTGGGATGAGGTGGGTGTTCCAGAGTGGGAACTTTGAAGCACAGAGACCTGCTCCACTCTGGCAGCCCACAGGAGGGAAGCCCACCTCTGAAGATACAACCCTGTCTCTGCCTGCAAGGGAAGAACTGGAGCTGTGGACATGGGACTAAAGACTCTTTGGGGTTTATGAACCCCACATTTTCATGGGTCTGAGATTTGTTCACAAACTTCCCAGCTTGGTTAGGACACACCAAGCCTGAGACCCACCGTGTCATCCCATCAGCCTGAGCAGGTGGTGAGTGAGGAAGTCTGAGCTCCAACCTGAGATCAGGGGGTCAGGGTTCAAGTACTAGTCTGCAGAAACTGCTAAGTTTATCTGTCTCTATTGAAGTGAGTTTACTGACCTAGTAGTCTCCAAGATCCTGCACAATGCTGACCTTCCAAAGTAAAATCGTCTTGCAAATTATGACCAGAGAGAATGACTGCttcttctcctttaaaaataattttctcttaaatGACTCATAAATTAGACAATTTCAGTCTTAAGATATATTTGTAATAATTTCTTCCTCCACTGACAACACATCAGAATCTTAGATGCATTTTGCAATATTGTTTAGTCTTAGTTTACAGTTGTCTGACATCCAAAGATATCTTGAAAAAGATGATGTGAGATTTTGAGGAAATTATTGGAAATAAAACTACTGAAGATGATGCTTTTAAACTTGAGAGGTGCTAAGAGTGTCACAGGGGCAGAGGTGGCCTCTGCCTGGGTCTGACTTGTTATTTGACTCTCCCTCAGCTCCTGAACACCCACCACCGAGATGTCCTGCCAGCAGAGCCAGCAGCAGTGCCAGCCCCCTCCCAAGTGCACTCCCAAGTGCACTCCCAAGTGCCCCGCCCCTAAATGTCCCCCTAAGTGCCCTCCAGTCTCTTCCTGCTGCAGTGTCAGCTCCGGAGGCTGCTGTGGCTCCAGCTCTGGGGGCGGCTGTGGCTCCAACTCTGGGGGCTGCTGCAGCTCTGGGGGTGGTGGCTGCTGCCTGAGCCACCACAGGCGCCACAGGTCCCACCGTCGCAGACCCCAGAGCTCTGACTGCTGCAGCCAGCCCTCGGGGGGCTCCAGCTGCTGCGGtgggggcagcagccagcactctGGAGGCTGCTGCTGAAGTGGACCTTGACTTCCTCTTCCTTCTGATTCTGCCTGAATAGCTGAGAGGTTCCAGCAAAAGCTTGAAGTCTTGCCTGGAGAATCCCTCTGCTCTGGTGTCAGGAAACCCAAAATCTTTCTCCTTAATGGCATTTAGAGACTTTCTTCTGCAGATCCATGGCTGCCCTGGGAACTCCAAAGCACACACCTACTTCCTCCCCAGCTCACGCTACTGTATTCTGTGCTGCCtgaactgaagaaataaaatccagaaTCTGCTCCCCAATTTGCTACCAGCCTGCTTGATTTTCCTGTTTGTGTCATCCTTGTTCTGCTCCCCTGTGTCTGCTGGTGGCTGCTGAGGCCTTGGTGGACAGAGGATGGGGAAGGGGTCAGGAGGAAAAAGCTTGCATTtctgtgtgttttgtgttttttcttctttctgtgttttccttttaaaccaaGGGACTGAAATAGcattgagaaatatttttctttcaaattctggTTCCTTTCACCTATGTAACCGCATCCCTCAGGCATGGCCAGGAGGCCGACTTCATCCTCCTTCTCACTGTCACCTCTTCACTCTTGTGTTCCTCGTTCCCCACTCCTTCCACTAACAATCTCCCCGGACTCCTCCTTCAGATTGTATGTACACGTAGtagacatataaatatatgtgtgtgtacatgtatatatatacacacatatttatatatactcacATTATATGGAATAAatctttagtttttaaacttAAATCACTTTTATTGATCTATAACTTTCACACAATAAaacccctttttaaaataaacaattcaattaGTTTTACCAAATGTATACACTCTTTTGTAACCACAATTGCAAGGAACACTCTAAAAATGTAGTTGATTATTTATTAATCATTATTTGCAGTAAGGTTTAAAAATAGGCTATAAGTTTATGGATttacttctggattttctatttttttttttggttcatacatctgtttttatgccagcactatactgttttggttagtataactttgtagtataatttgaaatc
Protein-coding regions in this window:
- the LCE1D gene encoding late cornified envelope protein 1D produces the protein MSCQQSQQQCQPPPKCTPKCTPKCPAPKCPPKCPPVSSCCSVSSGGCCGSSSGGGCGSNSGGCCSSGGGGCCLSHHRRHRSHRRRPQSSDCCSQPSGGSSCCGGGSSQHSGGCC